TCGCCGATTATCAGCGCGCTGTCGCTGAGGCTGATGGTGGCCGTCGGCGGCACCGTCTCGTGGATCGCCACCTGCACGGTGGCCGCGCTGGAGGTGCCACCGTCACCGTCGTTGACGGTGACCGAAATCGAGCGGCTGGCCTGGCCGATGCCATTACCGGCATTGCTGTTGTCGTAACTGAGGTTGCGCACCAGCGCCTGCACCGCCGCTGCGGTGGCATTGGCATTGAAGGTCACCACCAGGTTGGCACCCCCGCTACCGCCGGCCACGGTACCGATGGCCACGCCACCGTAGCTTACCGTGTTGCCGCTGAGGCTGATCTGCCCGGCACCGGTGCCCTGATTGCGGATACTGAGAATATCTTCGCCGGCCACGCCATTGGCACTGATTGCAGCGGTCAGGTTGCCACCGGCGAAATCGGCCGAGTCACTGTCGCTGACGGTGGCATTGCCACCCACGTCGATCAGCACCGCGCCACCACCCTGGGTGTACGTCAGGCTGTCGCCATTGAGGTTGCCGACCACCGGGGCGATGTTCTGCGGCAGCACCACCACCGACGCCGTGTGGCTGGTGCTGCCCATGTCGTCGTTGACGCTGACGGTCACGCTGCGGGTGCCGCTGGTGTAGGTTGCCGTCGCGTTGGCATAGGTGACCGAGGCCATGATCGCCCGGTACTGGGCCAGGGTGGCGACACCGCTGAGGGTCAGCAGCGTGCTGCCCGAACCGCTTACGGTGATGCCATAGCTCGCCGCCAGGGCAAGCTGCGCGCTGCTCAGTGACAGCGTCTCGTTGCCAGCGTCGACCACGCCGCTCAGGGTCAGGGTTGCGCCGCTGACTTGGGTGTCGCCGTCGGTCTGGGTGATGAGAAGGTTCGGCACGATCGCCACCGCCGAGCCGCTGAAGTTGACGCTGCTGTCGTTGCCACCGGTATTGGTGTCCAGGTCAACCACCGGCGGCGCCACGTACAGCACTTCGTACGCGCCGATGTCGACGCCGCCACCGCGCGGCCGGTCGAAACCGCGCAGGTCGGTGGTGGTGGCGCCACTGGTGGTGCCTTGATCGATGGCGTTGGTGGCGGTGGCAGCCAGGCGGTAGTCGCCGCCGGCAGCGTTGACGAAGTTGACCGTGGTGCCGATCAGGTTGGTGATGCTGGTGAAGCCCCCGCCGGCACCTCCGTTGGTGGCGGCATCCAGGTTGGTGCCGTTGACGGTGTTGCCGGTCAGGATACTGTTCTGCACCGTCACCGTACCGGCCTGGCCACTGGCCCAGCCGAGGCCGGCCGAGGTGATGCTGCCGGTGCTGGTGTTGAGAAACACGTTGTTGGCCACGGTGCTGTTGGTGATGCGCACCGTGCCGCCGCTGTTGCTGAGCACGATGATCGAACCGGCCGCCACCGTACCGGTGGCTCCGTAGGTGCCGGTGTTGTTATAGATGGCGACGTTTTCCAGCACATGGTTGTTGGCGCCGCCCAGACGCACCAGTGACGACATGCCGGTGGCCCCGACGATACTGGCGTCGTTGTCGTGGATCGTGGTGTTGCGCACGATCACGGTGGAACCGCCGGTCGTCGCCGAGTTGATCACCGTACCGGCGTTGTTCTGGAAGTTCGAATCCTCGATGGTGATCGAGCCGTTGAAGGCACGGATCGCGCCACCGGTAATGTTGCCGGAAAAGTTGCGGAAATCGAGGTTCTTCACGGTCAGCACGCCGCCAGCGTTGCTTTGCAGGCCTGAGGACTCAGTGGCATCGCGCAGGCCGTTACCGTTGACGTCACCACTGAGAATGATGTCGCCCACGCCATCGCCATCCACATCGCCATTGATGGTGATATTGCTGGTGACCAGCAGCGCGGCGGAGGTGGACCAGGTGATGGTCTTGCCCTTGAGCGACTCGTGGAAGACGATGATGTCGTTGCCGCTGCCGGCGGCCGAACCGTCCACCGAGATGTCGTTGTTGGCGGCCTGGATTGCCTCGGCCAGCGACACCAGGCCGTTGCCGGCCACGGTCGAAGACGCATCCAGGTCGGTGACGGTGATGGTCGCCAGCGAAGTGCTGAACCCCGACAGGTCGCCCCGCTGCACGCCCACGCCGCTGGCCACCACGCCGGAGACGGTCTCCAGGTCCCAGTCCTCGCCGGCACGGTTGCCGGTGGCATCCGAGGAGGCGCCTACGTCGGCGCCGCTGAGCCGCGCCACCTCGTCGACAAACAGCTGGCCGTCGCTGCCGGCACCGGTGCTGCAGGCGAAGAAGCGAATGTCGCCACCCTCCACCAGGCTGGCGCCGATGCGCGCCAGGTCGGCGGCATGGCTGGCCAGCTGGTCGGCCCAGATGGCGTTGCCGGCCAGGTACACGTAGCCGCTGTCACCGTGGCTGATGATGTCGATGGCGGTGACATCGGTGCGGCCCTGCAGGTAGTCGGCGATCTGCTTGAAACCGTCCTTGCCGTTTTCCAGCACCACCACCTCGACGCCGGCAGGCAGGCCGGCAATCAGCTTCTGGTAATCGCTGACGGCGGAGTCGATGAACACCACTTCGTGGCTGCCCGATGCCGTGGTCGCCGGCGCCGTGGCGGGTGCGGCGTCCTGGGCGGTGTCGTGGCTGGCGCTTTCCTGGGTGCTGGCCGCGTCGCTGGCAGTGGCCGTGTCCTTGCTGGTAGCGGTGGCGGCAGCGGCCGCCTCCGCAGCCTGGGCCGCCTGATCAGCGACCACGGCCACCGAGGCGTCGAACATCATGCGCGGTTCCAGGGCCTGGATCAGGCTCGGCCGGTTCACGGACACGCTGGGTTTGTCGTGCTTCTTGTCTCGTTTCCAGAATGCCATGTCGACCTCGTTCAGCCCTGGGCTGGTTGATCCTGCAACTGCGCCAAGTGGGGCGCGTCCTTGTGGTGAGTCCTGAACGCACCGCGGGGAGCCGGCATGCCCCCCGCGGTGGACTGCAACGCCAGCCTCAGTTACGGCTCGGGTAGATACCTTCCAGGGCAATGATGAAGTTGATGCCCAGGTAGGGGTTCTGCACGGAAAACGGCTGCGGGTTGCCGCCCACGAGGACGGTATGCTGCGGCACGGTGACGTCGAAAGGTTTCAGGTTGGTGTTGGCTGCGGCACTGGAGTAGATATCCGCGGCCGCCCCCGAGCCGCTGGTGTCATAAGGCTTGGCCAGCACGTTGGCCGGCGACGGTGCAGGCGCATTGGCATCACCTTCCACTGCCGGAATGGACACCGAGATGGTCTGGACCGGGATTGTCACTTGCTGACCCGGCGCGTTCGTCGACAGCAGCGTGACGGTGTTGGCACCCGCTGCCTGGCCCTGCACGATGTTGGGCAGCCCAGGCCCGGTACCGAAACCGATCGGCGCACGGCCGCGCAGGTCTGGCAGGGCGAAGGTAGTCTGGCCATCGCCGCCATACTGGGTCCCGAGCAGCGCAAACAGCGCGTTGTTCGAGGCAATGCTCATTATCTGGCCTTGGCAGAACGCCCAGCCTCGTGGCGGAAAGTTGCCTGCGAACATCTTGATCTCACCGAGGAACGGATCCATTTACTGCTCTCCTATAACTACCTGCAAGGCAGGCCGAATGGCCCGCGAAAGTGGGTTCAGGGGCGATGCATCTTCAGGTACAAACCGTTGTCGTCCACGACGTCAAAGCCGTTGCGCCGGTACAGCCGCAACGCCGGGTTTTGCGGTGTTACATGCAAACCCGCGCTCAGGCCCTGGCGGTCGGCCTGCGCCAGCCACTGCGCAAGCAGCCGGGTGCCGATGCCCTGGCCTTGCCAGGCGGGCAGCAAGGCCATGTCGATGATGTGCAGGTGCCGCTCGGCCCAGTGCAGGTAGGCACGGCCGATGCGTTCACGGGGGGTTTCGATGATGGAAAAGCAGGCGTCAGGGTACTGCGCCTGGTAATGGGCGTGCTGGGCGTGGTGCTGCTGATCGAGAAAGTGCCCGATCACTGCCGAGTCCCACCCCAGCGCGGCCATTTCGGCAGCCCGAGTGGTGCCGTACAAGGCACGCAGGAACGCCTGGTCGGCGTCCGCCATGGGACGCAGAAGCACCTCGGAAGTCGACATCGCTCACGCTTCCCTGCTCAAGTTACCCCGGGGTGAGGGGCGCACATCCTAGTGAATTGTCCTACGAGATGGCGTGGAGCGTAGCTGAATAAAAAGGCACATTGCCACCACCGCTTAGGCAAATGGCAATCTTTTCTCAAACGGCCGTTCTAACCCTTTTGACACCCTTTTTCAAGCCTTTTGCAAGCGTATGATTTCCAAGCCGTTATAGGCTTCGAGCGCCCATTGGCGCACACTGGCGCGCAACGCCTCACCGGCTTCCTGGCGCTTGCGCTCACTATCGGCAGTAAAGCTCACGGACGGTTGCTTGGCGTCGAACCCGGCCACTTCACGCAACCTTGGCACTGCGTCCGGGGTCACCCCGAACGCCGGGGCCAAGCGCCCCCACAGCGCGTCCGGCAGCTCGCTGTAGTTGACCGCAATGCCACCGTGGTCGCGGCACAGCACCAGGCCAGCCTTGAGGGTTTCACCGACC
The genomic region above belongs to Pseudomonas sp. PSKL.D1 and contains:
- a CDS encoding phage tail protein; translation: MDPFLGEIKMFAGNFPPRGWAFCQGQIMSIASNNALFALLGTQYGGDGQTTFALPDLRGRAPIGFGTGPGLPNIVQGQAAGANTVTLLSTNAPGQQVTIPVQTISVSIPAVEGDANAPAPSPANVLAKPYDTSGSGAAADIYSSAAANTNLKPFDVTVPQHTVLVGGNPQPFSVQNPYLGINFIIALEGIYPSRN
- a CDS encoding GNAT family N-acetyltransferase, which gives rise to MSTSEVLLRPMADADQAFLRALYGTTRAAEMAALGWDSAVIGHFLDQQHHAQHAHYQAQYPDACFSIIETPRERIGRAYLHWAERHLHIIDMALLPAWQGQGIGTRLLAQWLAQADRQGLSAGLHVTPQNPALRLYRRNGFDVVDDNGLYLKMHRP